The nucleotide sequence AGCTTGAAATAGGTTAGCTTTCGTTAAAACTGCTCGGCTTAAATTGCTTTCTATCAGATTAGTTTTAGTTAGGTTAGATTGGGTTAAATTTGCTCCCATTAAGTTAGCTTGGTTCAAGTTTGCTTTACTTAAATAGACTTGATTGAGGTCGGCTCCTAGGAGATTAGTATTGCCTAAATAAGCCCCACTGAGATAAGCTTTCGTTAAGTCCGTTCCACTAAGATTTGTATGACTGAGGTAGGCTTCACTCAAGTCCGCTTCTCTAAGATTTGCTCCCCTTAAATTAGTCCCTACTAGATTAGAATAACTGAGGTTAGCTTCTCTTAAATCGGCATTTTCTAGGTTCGCTCCCATTAAGTTAACACCGCTCAAATTAGCTTGACTTAAGTTAGCTTGACTCAGGTTAGCTTCAGTGAGGTTAACGCGGCTTAGGTTGGCTTGACTGAGGTTAGCTTCTCTTAAGTCAGCTTTTGTTAAATCAATCCCCTGCAAATCAGCCCCAATTAAATCCTTTTTGGGGTCAATTCCGATCAGTTTTGCTAATTCTAATAAATTATCAGTATTGGCATTAACAAGGGTTTTAATATAGCTTTTGACTTGCTCTCTTAACTCTTTATCATTCATTGTAAAATCTCCACTTCACTTGAATAAGGTTTAATTTTAGTGAGGATTCAATGGGCTGTTGATCCTGGTAATCATACCCAAAAAAATCAGGAGTTAGAAGATAGGAAAGAGAAGCGATGTTAAGTCTCAGCCTGAAATTCCAAGCTGTTCTATGAGAGTATTGAGATTGTATGTCCAGTTGATCCTTAGTCGTTTTGTTTATGTTCGTATTATTTTCAATATAACATTATTTTCACTCATATATGGGACAGTCAGCTTTGAATATTAAATGATATGAAATCTAATTATAGTTGCTACAGATGGGAAGGGAACAGGGAACAGGGAACAGGGAACAGGGAACAGGGAACAGGGAATAGGGAACAGGGAACAGGAGGGAAAATTGTTAATTTGAGAAAATCCTAATTTGGAAAACTGAATACCGCCTGTCTTAATTGTCCTTGATGCTGATCTAATAATTCTTGACCCGATACCGCATCTAATCCTGTCCACTGCATTAATAACGCTAACTTGACCGATTTTCCACTTTTTTCTAATAAAATTTCGGCAGCTTCTCGATTAATTTCGGTCAAATCCATTAATATTCTTAAGGCTCGATCCTGTAATTTTTTATTCGTCACCGCCACATCAATCATGCGATTTCCATAAACCTTTCCTAACTTCACCATCACACTTGTTGAGAGAATATTTAACGCCATTTTCGTCACTGTTCCGGCTTTTAATCGAGTCGAACCTGCTAATATTTCTGGCCCCACTAATAAGCGAATATCCACATCCGCTTCAAATTCCACCTGTTCTACCGGAACACAGGCAATAAACACCGTTTTCGCCCCCCGTTGACGGGCGGCTTGTAACGCTCCCTGCACATAGGGTGTTGTCCCTCCGGCCGTAATCCCAACGATCACATCTAAATAGGTAATTTGGCGCAAAGCGATCGCCATCGCCCCATCTTCTGCCCGATCTTCCAAATCTTCAGAACTGCGAACCAAGGCACCCGCTCCCCCCGCAATAATGCCCTGGACTAATTCTGGAGGGGTACAGAAGGTGGGGGGACATTCCGCCGCATCCAAAACCCCCAGACGGCCACTGGTGCCCGCCCCAACATAAAATAGTCGCCCTCCCTGATGCAATGCAACAGTGGCGAGATCAATCGCTTGGGCCAACGATTCACGGGAACGGGCGATGGCCAGTAACGTTTGTACATCTTCCCGGTTGAACAAATCCACTAATTCTAAAGAACTGAGTTGATCCAAGTTCTGACTATTAGCGTTGATTTGTTCGGTTAATAAATGTCCCCGCGACTCCCACTGTTCCATATTTAACTTAACCTTGGATTGTCCTAGTTTGACCCATTCATAATAACCCTTCCAGTCGTTTGCGAATATCATCCAGTTCAGGAGAGCCTAAATTAGACTCTACCTCCACCTGTTTCTCCGCCTCAACTTGCCAGTCGGTTTCATCGACATTATGTTCCGGGGGAATGGCCAACTCTCCAGATGCCACTAATTCCCAGTCATAGTCAACACTCTGGCAAAATTCTTTAATTTCTTCTTCGTCCAGGGCTTCAACCTTAGCAGTCGGGAAATCTTGAGCCTCCAGAAGCACGCCAAAGCGGGTGGCATCATCTTCGTCTTCAAACATTAACACTTTATTGCGATCGCCCATCTGAATCGTATGAATCCCCTCATTTTCTGTTCCGGCATTGAACAGCAGCACGTAAACTCGCATAGCTTTCCATGAAGTTTTGATAACTATTGCTTTACTATCTTACTGCCAAAACGTCAAATTTTTTCCTGGGGTGGCCTGATTGTTTTGGGGAACAGTCTTCTGTAAGATGAAATTGCGAGGAAAACTTCTATTTTTTAAAACAGTCAATGCAGCTTGTTGATTTATCTCGTCAATCCTTAGCCCTACAACGGTTTATTCAAGATCAAACCTTATTTCCTGCTACCTTTAATTCCGCTATTTGTGATCAGGATGAAATGTATTTATTTGCTTTAGCGAATCATCACACACCGGATCGGGCTTGTATTCGTTATTATTTTAATGGTCGTCGAATTTTAGATACTGTCCGACAGGTTTTAAACTGGCATTTTGGGGATTTGAGTCAAATTTCATCTTTCTTAGATTTTGCCAGTGGTTATGGACGTTTTACTCGGTTTTTAGTTCAAGATATTCCTCCTGAAAATATCTGGATTTCTGATATTTATGCTCAGGCGGTACAATTTCAAAGGGAACAGTTTGGCGTTCAGGGAATTGTTTCTACGACCTATCCACAGGATTATCCGATTCAACAATCCTTTGATTGTATTTTAGCCTGTTCTTTTTTTAGTCATCTTCCTGAAGCGACATTTTTAACCTGGTTACAAAAACTCTATGCTTTATTATCTCCTCAAGGAATATTAATGTTTAGTGTTCATGATCGAGAACTATTACCGCCCCATTTAGCCATTTCAGCCTCCGATCTTTTATTTGTTCCCAATAGTGAAAGTCAAACCTTA is from Planktothrix serta PCC 8927 and encodes:
- a CDS encoding DUF3110 domain-containing protein, with the protein product MRVYVLLFNAGTENEGIHTIQMGDRNKVLMFEDEDDATRFGVLLEAQDFPTAKVEALDEEEIKEFCQSVDYDWELVASGELAIPPEHNVDETDWQVEAEKQVEVESNLGSPELDDIRKRLEGLL
- the murQ gene encoding N-acetylmuramic acid 6-phosphate etherase, giving the protein MEQWESRGHLLTEQINANSQNLDQLSSLELVDLFNREDVQTLLAIARSRESLAQAIDLATVALHQGGRLFYVGAGTSGRLGVLDAAECPPTFCTPPELVQGIIAGGAGALVRSSEDLEDRAEDGAMAIALRQITYLDVIVGITAGGTTPYVQGALQAARQRGAKTVFIACVPVEQVEFEADVDIRLLVGPEILAGSTRLKAGTVTKMALNILSTSVMVKLGKVYGNRMIDVAVTNKKLQDRALRILMDLTEINREAAEILLEKSGKSVKLALLMQWTGLDAVSGQELLDQHQGQLRQAVFSFPN
- a CDS encoding pentapeptide repeat-containing protein produces the protein MNDKELREQVKSYIKTLVNANTDNLLELAKLIGIDPKKDLIGADLQGIDLTKADLREANLSQANLSRVNLTEANLSQANLSQANLSGVNLMGANLENADLREANLSYSNLVGTNLRGANLREADLSEAYLSHTNLSGTDLTKAYLSGAYLGNTNLLGADLNQVYLSKANLNQANLMGANLTQSNLTKTNLIESNLSRAVLTKANLFQANLSFANLSFANLSLTNLSLANLSQVVVKKTQFRYILGISAEVKDDLISRGAIFDDNSGNSLSAFLSR
- a CDS encoding class I SAM-dependent methyltransferase, with protein sequence MQLVDLSRQSLALQRFIQDQTLFPATFNSAICDQDEMYLFALANHHTPDRACIRYYFNGRRILDTVRQVLNWHFGDLSQISSFLDFASGYGRFTRFLVQDIPPENIWISDIYAQAVQFQREQFGVQGIVSTTYPQDYPIQQSFDCILACSFFSHLPEATFLTWLQKLYALLSPQGILMFSVHDRELLPPHLAISASDLLFVPNSESQTLDVNEYGTTYVGETFVANCLKTISQGEAIYSRIPKGICRYQDLYLVTRNPQKPLSSLQFNHHPQGKIEQCELTEAGNLLIKGWVSEINPNSQLKEILVFINGTLIKNCLLSSQPSASDSQWSWSYQLPLAKISQQDIILIKAVNTQGLEWVFETTTVETLIQTYTVFL